TATTCGATGACAGTGTCGACATGGCGCAAATGGCGCGCTTTGCGATGGAATTCTGCGCAGCTGAAAGCTGCGGAAAATGCACACCATGCCGACTTGGCAGCACGCGCGGCGTTGAAACGATCGACCAGATTATCGCCGGCAAGAATGTGGACGAAAATCTTGAATTGATTGCCGATCTCTCAGAGACGATGAAATATGGTTCTCTCTGCGCGCTGGGGGGCTTCACCCCCTATCCAGTGATGAGCGCGATCCGGCATTTCCCCGAGGACTTCAAAAAGTGACGACCATCCTTGATGGCGGCATGGGGCGGGAGTTGCAGCGGCTGGGCGCTCCGTTCCGGCAGCCCGAATGGTCTGCCCTCGCGCTGCTACAAGGCCCAGAATATGTGACGCAGGCGCACGAAGGCTTTGCCCGCGCCGGGGCGAACATGATCTCGACCAACAGCTATGCAATCGTGCCCTTTCATATTGGCGACACGCTGTTTGCGGAACGCGGACTTGCTCTGGCTAGCCTCGCCGGCCAGTTGGCGCGTGATGTCGCCAATCGCCACGGCGTTCGCGTTGCGGGTTCGTTGCCGCCAGTTCTCGGATCCTACCGGCCTGACCTGTTTGAAGTGAAGGCCGCGCGCGCCATCCTGACCGTTCTGATCGAGGGGCTGACCCCTTTTGCGGATGTCTGGCTAGCCGAAACGCTCAGCAGCCTTGGCGAAGCCGAACTTGTCGGCGAAATGCTGGCTGCAGACAGCCGTCCACTCTGGCTGTCGTTCACGTTGAACGATGAAGGAAGTGCCAGGTTGCGTTCGGGCGAAAGCATCGAGGCAGCGGTCGCTCTGGCGCAGAAACTGGGCGCAGCCGCGCTACTGTTCAATTGCAGCGCGCCCGAAGTGATGGAAGATGCGGTCGCAAGGGCGCGTGCCGCAATGGGCACTGATGCGATTGAGATCGGCGTCTATGCCAACGGCTTTGCGCACACCGACACAGAGGTTCCCGCCAATGGTGGGCTGCGCGATATCAGGACGGACCTTGATCCGCCGCGCTATCTTGAATGGGCGCGCAAATGGGTTGCCGCGGGCGCGACCATGGTCGGCGGATGCTGCGGCATCGGTCCGCAACATATACAAGCCTTGGCTGGAGGGTTGCGATGACGCAAAGACTCCAATTCTCCGCCATTTTCCTGTAGGGTAAGCACATGACGTACCAGCCGCAAAAGGATTTCGGGACCCCCCAGAGCCGGTCCAAGGATACCGTCGAATGCATGATTGACGGCCGCGCCGTTAGCGTGCCGGCCGGTACCAGCATAATGCGCGCAGCCGCAGAAAATGGCGCCAACATCCCCAAACTCTGCGCGACCGACAATATGAAAAGCTTCGGCTCTTGCCGCTTGTGCCTTGTCGAAGTCGAAGGCCGCAAGGGGACCCCAGCCAGCTGCACAACGCCGGTCGAAGCCGGCATGGTCGTGCACACGCAAACGCCATTGCTGCAGAAACTGCGCAAAGGCGTGATGGAACTCTATATTTCCGATCATCCTCTGGATTGCCTGACCTGCGCGGCCAATGGCGACTGCGAATTGCAGGATCAGGCTGGGGCAGTCGGACTGCGCGATGTGCGTTATGATGTCGAGGCGACGCATCTGGGGCAGGAGAAGGATCACTCCAACCCCTATTTCGATTTCGACCCCAGCAAATGCATCGCCTGTTCACGCTGCGTCCGTGCCTGTGACGAAGTGCAGGGGACGCTGGCGCTGACGATGGAAGGACGCGGCTGGGATTCGAAAATTTCCGCGGGCCTCGCCAGCGACGATTTCCTTGGCAGCGAATGTGTTTCCTGCGGGGCCTGCGTGCAGGCCTGCCCGACAGCCACTCTGGTTGAGAAAACCGTTGTCGAAGTTGGCACGCCCGAACGCAGCATCGTTACAACATGCGCCTATTGCGGTGTTGGGTGCACTTTCCGCGCGGAAATGCGGGGCGAACAGCTGGTGCGGATGGTTCCTTGGAAAGATGGCAAGGCCAATCGCGGCCATAGCTGCGTCAAGGGCCGCTTCGCCTGGGGCTATGCCCAACACCAGGATCGCATATTGAAACCCATGATACGCGCAAGCATCAGCGAACCATGGCGCGAAGTCGAATGGGATGAAGCCTTTGCCTACGCA
This portion of the Sphingobium sp. genome encodes:
- a CDS encoding homocysteine S-methyltransferase family protein is translated as MTTILDGGMGRELQRLGAPFRQPEWSALALLQGPEYVTQAHEGFARAGANMISTNSYAIVPFHIGDTLFAERGLALASLAGQLARDVANRHGVRVAGSLPPVLGSYRPDLFEVKAARAILTVLIEGLTPFADVWLAETLSSLGEAELVGEMLAADSRPLWLSFTLNDEGSARLRSGESIEAAVALAQKLGAAALLFNCSAPEVMEDAVARARAAMGTDAIEIGVYANGFAHTDTEVPANGGLRDIRTDLDPPRYLEWARKWVAAGATMVGGCCGIGPQHIQALAGGLR